A region from the Caldicellulosiruptor naganoensis genome encodes:
- a CDS encoding 50S ribosomal protein L25/general stress protein Ctc, whose protein sequence is MEPVLVYNRRDVFTKSNLNKLRKEGYIPAVAYGDDIESLPGYVSKKEFEKLYQQKGLAGKIKILIDGKERTALIKEVQTHYVKGNIIHVDFQILSENKPIYVEVPIVFENAEILKSRGLVLQRQMETVEIEGLPKDIPEHLVIDLMEYEKPTAIKLRDIKLPEGIKITEDLDEVVAVIDVSEITEEPEVEEKKEETSSNA, encoded by the coding sequence ATGGAACCAGTACTTGTCTACAACAGAAGAGACGTATTTACAAAGAGCAATTTAAACAAACTCAGAAAAGAAGGGTATATTCCCGCTGTTGCATATGGTGATGACATAGAGAGCCTTCCTGGATATGTTTCTAAGAAAGAGTTTGAAAAATTATATCAACAAAAAGGATTAGCTGGGAAAATAAAAATTTTGATTGACGGAAAAGAAAGAACTGCGCTTATAAAAGAGGTTCAAACTCACTATGTAAAAGGGAATATTATCCATGTAGATTTTCAGATACTTTCTGAAAACAAACCCATTTATGTTGAGGTGCCAATTGTATTTGAGAATGCAGAAATATTAAAATCAAGAGGACTTGTATTGCAAAGACAGATGGAGACAGTAGAGATAGAAGGACTGCCTAAGGATATTCCTGAACACTTGGTAATTGACCTTATGGAATATGAAAAACCAACAGCTATAAAGTTAAGAGATATAAAACTTCCAGAGGGAATCAAAATAACAGAAGATTTAGATGAGGTTGTTGCAGTAATTGATGTAAGCGAGATTACAGAAGAGCCAGAGGTAGAGGAGAAGAAAGAAGAGACTTCTTCAAATGCATAG
- the yqeK gene encoding bis(5'-nucleosyl)-tetraphosphatase (symmetrical) YqeK, giving the protein MNIDTIKEKLKELLDEQRFVHSLGTMEYAVLLAQKFGEDVQKAMIAGLVHDCAKCLEKEELLNYAFKSGIVIDNIMINQPELLHGPAGSYLAKQLFEIYDSEILNAIAYHTTGRENMTKLEKIIYVADLIEPSRKFKSVEILRKKSFEDLDKAVIMAMDNTIKYVIEKGGLIHPSTIFARNQLILKESGEDN; this is encoded by the coding sequence GTGAATATTGACACAATCAAAGAAAAACTAAAAGAGCTTTTAGATGAGCAAAGGTTTGTCCATTCATTGGGAACAATGGAATATGCAGTTTTACTTGCTCAAAAGTTTGGAGAAGATGTTCAAAAGGCTATGATTGCAGGGCTTGTTCATGACTGTGCAAAATGCCTTGAGAAAGAAGAGTTGTTGAATTATGCTTTCAAATCTGGTATAGTTATAGATAACATAATGATAAATCAACCAGAGCTTTTACATGGTCCAGCAGGAAGTTATCTTGCTAAACAGCTTTTTGAAATTTACGATAGTGAGATATTGAATGCCATTGCTTATCACACAACTGGAAGAGAGAATATGACAAAATTAGAAAAGATTATTTATGTTGCTGATTTAATTGAACCTTCAAGAAAATTCAAATCAGTTGAAATCCTCAGGAAAAAGTCCTTTGAAGATCTTGACAAAGCAGTGATTATGGCTATGGACAATACTATAAAATATGTAATTGAAAAAGGCGGTCTTATTCACCCTTCTACTATTTTTGCGAGAAATCAATTAATTCTTAAAGAAAGCGGGGAAGACAATTGA
- a CDS encoding glycosyltransferase family 4 protein, which yields MKKKVLVLSSAHPWDDERVFNKITKSLSKRYETVLCAVAENDFQVVDGIKVYGFKKLPRSKRYKNYSKIIKIVKKEMPDLIHFHDPDLLLLALYFKLVLRRKVIYDVHEDYFLAFQDREYLPKFIRNLFSFAFDFFEKGVSKLLDGVVVVTEDIFNKFNCKNKVILKNFPTIDEWQERQEYNLNGTINLVYIGNVSYHRGITNLILAVNHLLDLDIRLDIIGPAESKDYFEEIKKFENEKIKIWGRVPKSCIPEILKNAHIGFVTLLPLKRYLTSLPLKLFEYMAAGMPVIASNFKLWKDIIEGSDCGITVDPADIGQIRDAILYFYNNRQEIVKKGQNSYRAFIEMYNWSKEEEKLFDFYKKIMG from the coding sequence TTGAAAAAAAAGGTATTAGTATTGTCATCTGCACATCCTTGGGATGATGAAAGGGTGTTTAACAAAATTACAAAAAGCCTTAGTAAAAGGTATGAGACGGTTTTGTGTGCAGTTGCAGAAAATGATTTTCAGGTTGTAGATGGTATAAAAGTCTATGGATTTAAAAAACTACCAAGATCAAAGAGGTATAAGAACTATTCAAAGATTATAAAGATAGTAAAAAAAGAAATGCCAGATTTAATTCATTTTCATGACCCTGATCTATTACTTTTAGCTTTGTATTTTAAGCTGGTACTCAGGAGAAAAGTGATATACGACGTTCACGAAGATTATTTCTTGGCATTTCAAGACCGTGAGTATTTGCCAAAATTTATAAGAAATCTTTTCTCTTTTGCATTTGATTTTTTTGAAAAAGGTGTCAGTAAGCTGTTGGACGGTGTGGTTGTTGTAACCGAAGATATTTTTAACAAATTTAACTGCAAAAATAAGGTGATATTAAAGAATTTTCCGACCATTGATGAATGGCAAGAAAGGCAGGAGTATAATTTGAATGGCACAATAAATCTTGTTTATATTGGGAATGTGTCTTATCACAGGGGAATTACAAATTTAATTTTAGCAGTAAACCATCTATTAGACCTTGATATAAGATTGGATATTATAGGACCTGCCGAAAGTAAAGATTACTTTGAAGAGATAAAAAAGTTTGAAAATGAGAAAATAAAGATATGGGGAAGAGTACCCAAGAGTTGCATACCAGAAATTTTGAAAAATGCGCATATTGGTTTTGTTACTCTCTTGCCATTAAAGAGGTACTTGACATCACTTCCTCTCAAGCTCTTTGAATATATGGCGGCAGGGATGCCTGTGATTGCTTCAAACTTTAAGCTTTGGAAAGATATTATTGAAGGCAGTGACTGTGGCATTACTGTTGACCCAGCTGATATTGGGCAAATTAGAGATGCTATTCTATATTTTTACAATAATCGGCAAGAGATTGTAAAAAAAGGACAAAATAGTTATAGAGCATTTATTGAAATGTACAACTGGTCAAAAGAAGAGGAAAAACTTTTTGATTTTTACAAAAAGATTATGGGTTAA
- a CDS encoding LCP family protein has product MGRIIKNKPLIIILCIAIVLVGTLGCLYKVFIIDTKNIEKVFDKKRSSKSKMGQIKYPFDENSVNILVVGLDKASNRSTYDLHRTDTILFLNINFKDKKVKGISIPRDTLTEIYKVGKWDKINSAFGYGGGEKKEGFFYTMETVSKLLGGMPIEYYVGFDLDAVRKVVNILGGVYVNVEVPVKVKTKWVDIDLKPGYQKLNGIETLYYALWRKTPGGDIDRIKRDKELMLSIFEQLKASNKIVTLPEIYWKIRRHFYTNLTLQQITSLAYFAQSIKKEDIIFESIPGNYFNYRGISYWKPDYEGIKKLIKDLLGYDIEIDLKMPEKYKYTESVIVKGKSENNKNNISYNNHKIVTTPDNLSRSQTQRNDSDVSQTQSSVEKEGYQSQLSSQTNLENTESLPLPPEEESQTPQSIQQQPVVDSGIQTNAPATSSEVVSSVYSER; this is encoded by the coding sequence ATGGGGAGGATAATTAAAAATAAACCTCTTATCATTATATTATGTATAGCTATAGTCCTTGTAGGCACATTAGGGTGTTTGTACAAAGTCTTTATAATTGATACAAAAAATATAGAGAAAGTCTTTGACAAAAAGAGATCTTCGAAAAGTAAGATGGGACAAATTAAGTACCCTTTTGATGAAAATAGTGTTAATATATTAGTTGTTGGACTTGACAAGGCAAGCAATCGCAGTACATACGACCTTCATAGAACAGACACAATCTTATTTTTAAACATTAATTTTAAAGACAAGAAAGTAAAGGGTATATCTATTCCCCGTGATACTTTAACTGAGATATATAAGGTTGGTAAATGGGATAAGATAAACAGTGCCTTTGGCTATGGTGGGGGAGAAAAGAAAGAAGGGTTTTTTTATACTATGGAAACTGTTAGTAAACTATTAGGTGGAATGCCAATTGAGTACTATGTAGGGTTTGACCTTGATGCGGTAAGAAAGGTTGTGAACATTTTAGGAGGAGTATATGTAAATGTTGAGGTTCCGGTAAAGGTAAAGACGAAATGGGTCGACATAGATTTAAAGCCAGGATATCAGAAATTAAACGGTATAGAAACATTGTACTATGCACTTTGGAGAAAAACACCAGGTGGTGATATCGACCGTATAAAAAGAGACAAAGAACTTATGCTTTCAATTTTTGAACAGTTAAAGGCAAGCAATAAAATAGTAACTCTTCCAGAGATATACTGGAAGATAAGACGGCATTTTTATACCAATTTAACCTTACAGCAAATAACATCATTGGCTTATTTTGCTCAGAGTATAAAGAAAGAAGATATCATATTCGAAAGCATTCCGGGGAATTATTTTAATTACAGAGGTATCAGTTACTGGAAACCTGATTATGAAGGAATAAAAAAGCTTATTAAGGATTTGCTTGGATATGATATCGAAATCGACTTGAAAATGCCAGAAAAATACAAATACACAGAGAGCGTTATAGTAAAAGGTAAAAGTGAGAATAATAAGAATAACATAAGTTATAACAACCACAAAATTGTCACAACCCCAGATAATCTAAGTCGAAGTCAAACTCAAAGAAATGATAGTGACGTTTCTCAAACTCAGTCAAGTGTTGAAAAAGAAGGTTATCAAAGCCAGTTGAGCAGTCAAACGAATTTGGAAAATACTGAAAGCTTACCTTTGCCACCCGAAGAAGAGAGTCAAACTCCTCAAAGTATTCAACAACAGCCCGTAGTTGATTCTGGGATTCAAACAAATGCACCCGCTACTTCTTCAGAAGTAGTTTCAAGTGTATATAGTGAAAGATAG
- a CDS encoding LCP family protein translates to MKRIRLHKQAKIFLVSFLITIAVILAGIIATALYIKQTKTPPPFLSEIIERVTNTEPADIENNLPMNILVLGSDEKQGGRSDTIMLVHIQKDFQIIAISIPRDTRVKIEGVKGYSKINAAYAYGKSELAVKTVENVLGIKIDKYVAVNYEAVKKIVDLVGGVDVEVPFHLYYVDTTPGKELYIDIPAGLQHLNGEKAVEFLRWRHNSNGKEYGKGGDLGRIEMQRKFVYALIEKMLKPQNIVRLPVIVQTVSKYTDHNFTKGEMIWFVQNVGKFNMQNIMMTILPGYSKYIDKVSYYIIDEENCKALIDDLNEPDVLKDSIRIKILSTSIDDRISQLKNDLETKGYSNVEIGRASKIEENKVELKRVNRKYLELLKNDIDLSTYQIVYSPDYSDKFDVYIKVK, encoded by the coding sequence TTGAAGAGGATTCGACTTCACAAACAAGCAAAGATATTTTTGGTTTCTTTTTTGATTACAATAGCTGTTATTCTTGCTGGTATCATAGCAACTGCGTTGTATATCAAACAAACAAAAACACCGCCACCTTTTTTAAGCGAAATAATTGAAAGGGTTACAAATACTGAGCCTGCTGATATAGAAAATAACCTTCCTATGAATATTCTTGTGTTGGGAAGTGATGAAAAACAGGGTGGAAGGTCAGATACTATAATGCTTGTTCATATACAAAAAGATTTTCAGATAATTGCAATTTCAATACCAAGAGATACACGGGTAAAGATTGAAGGAGTAAAAGGGTATTCAAAGATAAATGCTGCTTATGCCTATGGAAAATCAGAGCTTGCTGTAAAAACAGTAGAAAACGTTCTTGGGATAAAGATTGACAAATATGTTGCTGTGAATTATGAAGCTGTAAAGAAGATAGTGGATTTGGTGGGCGGAGTTGATGTTGAAGTACCGTTTCATCTTTATTACGTGGACACAACACCTGGCAAAGAGCTTTATATTGACATTCCTGCTGGTCTTCAGCACCTTAATGGGGAAAAGGCTGTTGAGTTTTTGCGCTGGCGACATAATTCCAACGGCAAAGAATATGGAAAAGGCGGAGACTTGGGACGCATCGAAATGCAAAGAAAGTTTGTGTATGCTCTCATTGAAAAGATGCTAAAACCACAAAACATAGTGAGACTTCCAGTAATAGTGCAGACAGTTTCTAAGTATACAGACCACAATTTTACAAAAGGTGAAATGATATGGTTTGTCCAAAATGTTGGGAAGTTCAATATGCAGAATATTATGATGACAATCTTACCAGGTTATTCCAAGTATATTGACAAGGTTTCTTATTACATCATCGATGAAGAAAATTGCAAAGCTTTGATAGATGATCTGAATGAACCCGATGTGTTAAAAGATAGTATTAGGATTAAAATCTTATCAACCTCTATTGACGACAGAATAAGTCAGCTCAAAAATGACCTTGAAACTAAAGGATATTCAAATGTGGAAATTGGGAGGGCAAGTAAGATTGAAGAGAACAAAGTTGAGCTAAAGAGGGTGAATAGAAAGTATTTAGAATTGCTGAAAAACGATATTGATCTTTCCACTTACCAAATTGTGTATTCACCTGATTACAGTGATAAATTTGATGTGTATATTAAAGTAAAGTAA
- a CDS encoding CarD family transcriptional regulator, translated as MYKVGDTIIHPLHGAGEIVEIVEEKIFDSVQKYYVVRILYNDMKVLVPVNSAAEIGIRNVISEEEANKVFELLKDNNFKVDINSCGNYNKRIRENQQKLKSGNIYCVVEVLKMLAAREKVKGLSTNEKMMFNNAKQILVSELGLAKGLDMEEVERMVDSILFELETAE; from the coding sequence ATGTACAAGGTGGGAGATACCATAATACACCCTTTGCATGGAGCAGGAGAGATAGTTGAGATAGTAGAGGAGAAGATATTTGATAGTGTCCAGAAGTATTATGTTGTAAGAATTCTATACAATGATATGAAAGTCTTGGTACCTGTCAACAGTGCTGCTGAAATTGGCATTCGTAATGTCATTTCTGAAGAAGAAGCAAACAAAGTGTTTGAGCTTTTGAAAGACAACAATTTCAAAGTTGACATAAATAGCTGTGGGAATTACAACAAGCGAATCAGAGAGAATCAGCAAAAACTAAAGAGTGGAAATATTTATTGTGTGGTTGAAGTTTTGAAGATGCTTGCAGCAAGAGAAAAAGTTAAGGGTTTGTCAACTAATGAAAAAATGATGTTCAACAATGCAAAGCAGATTTTAGTGAGCGAACTTGGACTTGCGAAAGGACTTGACATGGAAGAGGTTGAAAGGATGGTTGACAGTATTCTTTTTGAGCTTGAGACAGCAGAATAA
- the argH gene encoding argininosuccinate lyase → MSRIKLWEGRFSKSTSEIFDQFNASILTDIKFFEYDIVGSVAHVKMLAKCNIIREDEEKLIIETLYQILEDFKSGKIKFQITDEDVHMLIEKELIKRIGEVGKKVHTARSRNDQVTLDERLFCREKNLYLQELVKKLINTIIKLAEENIDSIMPGYTHLQKAQPVLFSHYILAYAQMLKRDLLRLKQNFNMINQNPLGVAALAGTTFDIDRFFVANQLGFEGVTENSIDTVSDRDFILEMLFICAMIQMHLSRLAEDFIIFNTDEFKFIELDDSFCSGSSIMPQKKNPDALELIRGKTGRVYANLIGLLTVLKGLPLSYNKDLQEDKEFLFDSIETVEMSLIIINEILKTLKINKENMTSSCKSGFINATDLADYLVTKGVAFRDAHFIVGNIVKYCIESSKTLEDLSLEEYKRFCEKIQEDVYQFINIETCVNRRKSYGGTSLESVRKQIDNLKEFLKNLE, encoded by the coding sequence ATGAGTAGAATTAAACTTTGGGAAGGAAGATTTTCAAAATCTACATCAGAGATTTTTGACCAATTTAATGCATCTATTTTAACTGACATAAAATTTTTCGAATATGATATTGTGGGCTCTGTTGCCCATGTTAAAATGCTCGCAAAGTGTAATATTATCCGTGAGGATGAGGAAAAACTTATTATAGAAACACTTTATCAAATATTAGAAGATTTTAAATCAGGAAAAATCAAATTTCAAATCACTGACGAAGATGTTCATATGTTAATTGAAAAGGAACTAATAAAGAGAATAGGAGAAGTTGGTAAAAAGGTTCATACAGCAAGAAGTAGAAATGACCAAGTTACACTTGATGAAAGGTTATTTTGTCGTGAAAAGAACTTGTATCTTCAAGAGCTGGTAAAAAAGTTGATAAATACTATCATAAAATTGGCTGAAGAAAACATAGATTCAATTATGCCAGGATATACACACCTTCAAAAGGCACAGCCAGTACTTTTTTCTCACTATATTCTTGCATATGCACAAATGCTGAAAAGAGATTTGTTGAGATTAAAGCAAAATTTTAATATGATAAATCAAAATCCACTTGGTGTTGCTGCTTTGGCAGGAACAACATTTGACATAGACAGGTTTTTTGTGGCAAACCAGCTTGGTTTTGAAGGCGTAACAGAAAATAGTATAGATACTGTATCTGATAGGGACTTTATTCTTGAGATGTTATTCATTTGTGCCATGATTCAGATGCATCTTTCACGACTTGCAGAAGATTTCATTATATTTAACACAGATGAATTCAAATTTATTGAGCTTGATGATAGCTTTTGCTCAGGCAGTAGCATCATGCCTCAAAAGAAAAATCCTGATGCTCTGGAGCTTATCCGCGGCAAGACAGGAAGAGTATACGCAAACTTGATTGGACTTTTAACAGTACTAAAGGGTTTGCCTCTTTCATACAACAAAGATTTGCAGGAAGACAAAGAATTTTTATTTGATTCCATTGAAACAGTAGAAATGAGTTTAATAATAATAAATGAAATACTCAAAACTCTCAAAATTAACAAAGAAAATATGACAAGTTCCTGCAAATCTGGATTTATCAATGCAACAGACCTTGCAGATTACTTGGTTACAAAAGGAGTAGCTTTTAGAGATGCCCACTTTATTGTAGGAAACATTGTAAAGTACTGCATTGAAAGCAGCAAAACATTAGAAGACTTATCGTTAGAGGAATATAAAAGATTTTGTGAGAAGATTCAAGAGGATGTATATCAATTTATAAATATTGAAACCTGCGTAAATCGGAGAAAAAGCTATGGCGGAACTTCGCTGGAGAGTGTGAGAAAGCAAATTGATAATCTAAAAGAATTTTTAAAAAACTTAGAATAA
- the rsfS gene encoding ribosome silencing factor: MEKILQIVEILNQKKAQDIVVLDISKLTIIADYFIICSASNIQHVKALVDEIEEKSPAQILRIEGRESYRWVVVDYGDIILHIFHEKEREFYNLERLWIDAQKVEIAM, from the coding sequence TTGGAAAAGATACTTCAGATTGTGGAAATTCTCAATCAAAAAAAAGCACAAGATATTGTAGTGTTGGATATATCAAAACTCACAATAATAGCGGATTACTTTATAATATGCAGTGCATCAAATATTCAGCATGTGAAGGCGCTTGTTGATGAGATTGAAGAAAAATCGCCTGCTCAGATACTTAGAATCGAAGGAAGAGAAAGTTATAGGTGGGTTGTTGTTGACTACGGCGATATAATTCTTCATATCTTTCATGAAAAAGAAAGAGAATTTTATAATTTAGAAAGATTATGGATAGACGCACAAAAAGTTGAAATAGCAATGTAA
- a CDS encoding DUF6973 domain-containing protein translates to MNRTIKVSVSALIVLLFIITGIIAFAQSNVTGDLMKKDVNQVVRNNEVEDIRGNINYGALIKTTDVEYFMTKVNGYIQNKPNATEDEINNFLRKEIANKYLSKEKIDVNNSNKIMGSSDYPGLPDLNQKEQELFNQNPIKGLKAIWAGYKADTEARERYNDSVLHNGNGDAFRHAYWNALMVKYIDYSWAYDWATAHEEGATGQSAIEKEMDLYNNMMG, encoded by the coding sequence ATGAACAGAACTATAAAGGTTTCAGTAAGTGCCCTAATAGTTTTATTGTTTATAATAACTGGAATAATTGCATTTGCACAAAGTAATGTGACTGGAGATTTAATGAAAAAAGATGTGAATCAAGTTGTAAGGAACAATGAGGTTGAAGATATTAGAGGTAATATAAATTATGGAGCATTAATAAAAACAACAGATGTTGAGTACTTTATGACTAAAGTAAATGGGTATATTCAAAATAAACCCAATGCTACAGAAGACGAAATTAACAACTTTCTGAGAAAAGAAATAGCGAATAAATATTTGTCGAAGGAAAAAATTGATGTTAATAATTCTAATAAGATAATGGGGTCATCTGATTATCCTGGACTACCTGACTTAAATCAAAAAGAACAAGAACTATTTAATCAAAATCCCATTAAAGGATTAAAAGCAATATGGGCTGGATATAAAGCTGATACTGAAGCTAGAGAAAGATATAATGATTCAGTATTACACAATGGCAATGGCGATGCATTTAGACATGCATATTGGAATGCATTAATGGTTAAGTATATTGATTATAGCTGGGCTTATGATTGGGCAACAGCTCATGAAGAAGGCGCTACTGGACAGTCTGCTATTGAAAAAGAAATGGATTTATATAATAATATGATGGGTTGA
- the nadD gene encoding nicotinate-nucleotide adenylyltransferase, with the protein MKVAIFGGTFNPIHIGHLIMAQYVRNFSEVDKIIFVPNGIPPHKSFNIALPQDRYEMVRLSIEDNPDFEISDFEIKNEGPSFTINTLEYFALFYEKVYFVIGSDNLFEIAKWYKAEEILKEFPIIVLPRERKKNLIKRQIEEFSYKYSAEMVLIDMPIIDISSTEIRRLVKENKSIKYMVHPKVEEYIIRKGLYKE; encoded by the coding sequence ATGAAGGTAGCTATATTTGGCGGAACATTTAATCCAATTCATATAGGGCATTTGATTATGGCACAATATGTTAGAAATTTTTCTGAAGTCGACAAGATTATATTTGTACCAAATGGTATACCACCCCATAAAAGCTTTAACATTGCATTACCACAAGACAGATATGAAATGGTAAGACTTTCCATTGAAGACAATCCGGACTTTGAAATAAGTGACTTTGAGATTAAAAATGAAGGTCCCAGTTTTACTATAAATACATTGGAATATTTTGCTCTCTTTTATGAGAAGGTATATTTTGTTATAGGAAGTGATAACCTTTTTGAGATAGCAAAATGGTACAAGGCGGAAGAGATCTTAAAAGAATTTCCCATAATTGTTCTGCCAAGAGAGAGAAAAAAAAATTTAATAAAAAGACAAATTGAAGAGTTTTCCTACAAGTATAGCGCAGAAATGGTTCTTATAGATATGCCGATTATCGATATTTCTTCAACAGAGATAAGAAGACTGGTAAAAGAAAACAAGAGCATAAAATATATGGTGCATCCAAAGGTGGAAGAATATATAATAAGAAAGGGGCTTTATAAAGAGTGA
- a CDS encoding YesL family protein, translated as MAGFFGFFDYTKPGPGVPEDLPPKSKFIVFFEVLARKFWKLCWLNILYFLVSLPILVILYFVVGSYLIPVIESATKGVQNLKDIQTVQSFLINAISLLLLSGFMVFGIGPTTAGFTYIVRNFAREEHAWVTSDFFEHLRKNIKEGFITFVTDLLVIFLFSVAIRFYSYQSIKYPSVGIIKYFLIFTFIVYVMMHIYIYPMMVTYKLKVRHIYKNAFIFTVIKLPHTIGMFLLMVIVWIVPFLLLLTTGFLLVLLLYPLIWVSILGLMQNFYTNYVFGEYLNPQKQENQIESVDSDKKEDNQL; from the coding sequence GTGGCTGGATTTTTTGGATTTTTCGATTATACAAAGCCAGGACCAGGTGTGCCAGAAGATCTCCCACCAAAATCAAAATTTATAGTCTTCTTTGAGGTACTGGCAAGAAAGTTTTGGAAACTATGTTGGCTGAATATTCTCTATTTTCTTGTATCACTGCCTATATTAGTAATTCTATACTTTGTAGTTGGAAGTTATTTAATTCCGGTAATAGAATCTGCAACTAAAGGAGTGCAAAACTTAAAAGATATACAAACGGTACAATCCTTTTTAATCAATGCTATAAGTTTACTGCTTTTAAGTGGTTTTATGGTTTTTGGAATAGGGCCAACAACTGCAGGTTTTACCTATATTGTTAGGAATTTTGCAAGGGAAGAACATGCATGGGTTACAAGTGATTTTTTTGAACATCTGAGGAAGAATATAAAAGAGGGCTTTATAACTTTTGTTACAGATTTATTAGTCATATTTTTATTTTCTGTTGCTATAAGGTTTTATTCGTACCAAAGCATTAAATATCCCAGTGTGGGAATTATAAAATATTTTCTGATATTTACTTTTATTGTGTATGTTATGATGCATATTTACATCTATCCTATGATGGTGACATATAAACTAAAGGTAAGGCACATATATAAGAATGCATTTATCTTTACAGTTATAAAACTTCCACATACAATAGGAATGTTTTTGCTGATGGTTATTGTATGGATAGTACCTTTTTTACTGCTGCTTACAACTGGTTTCCTACTTGTGCTTTTGCTTTATCCTCTTATTTGGGTAAGTATTTTAGGACTTATGCAAAACTTTTACACAAATTATGTATTTGGAGAATATTTGAATCCTCAAAAACAAGAAAATCAAATTGAAAGTGTAGATAGTGACAAAAAAGAGGATAATCAGCTATAA
- a CDS encoding argininosuccinate synthase — MQLNKVVLAYSGGLDTSVIIPWLKENFGCEVIAVVVDVGQEDDFEAIKERAYKTGASKVYIEDAKEEFVKEYIFPTLKAGAIYEGKYLLGTSMARPLIAKKLVEIAKKENADAIAHGATGKGNDQVRFEVTIKALMPNIKIIAPWRMWNLKSREDELNYLAQKGIDIPFKKEESYSMDGNIWHLSHEGLELEDPWNMPDFDKVLKITKNPLSLNDQPEIVEIEFEKGIPVKVNGKEMNCVELIKSLNKIGAEHGIGIADIVENRLVGIKSRGVYETPGGTILYYAHRELEYLCLDRNTLHFKEMVAIRFAELVYDGLWFSPLREALSAFVDKTQEVVNGTVKLVLYRGNIYSAGSKSPNSLYIKDLATFEEDQMYNQKDAEGFINLFGLPLKVYGMVNRKEDE; from the coding sequence ATGCAACTTAATAAGGTAGTACTCGCGTATTCGGGTGGACTTGATACATCTGTGATAATACCATGGCTAAAAGAAAACTTTGGTTGTGAGGTGATTGCGGTAGTAGTTGATGTTGGACAGGAAGATGACTTTGAAGCTATAAAAGAAAGAGCCTACAAAACTGGTGCATCAAAAGTTTATATAGAAGATGCTAAAGAGGAGTTTGTAAAAGAATATATATTTCCTACTTTGAAAGCCGGTGCAATTTATGAAGGGAAGTATCTTCTTGGTACATCAATGGCAAGACCACTTATTGCAAAAAAACTCGTTGAGATTGCTAAAAAGGAAAATGCTGATGCCATTGCTCACGGCGCAACAGGCAAAGGTAATGATCAAGTACGATTTGAAGTAACAATAAAGGCACTTATGCCAAATATAAAAATAATTGCTCCTTGGAGAATGTGGAACTTAAAATCACGCGAAGATGAGCTAAATTATCTTGCCCAAAAAGGTATAGACATTCCTTTCAAAAAGGAAGAAAGCTACAGTATGGACGGGAATATATGGCATCTTTCACATGAAGGACTTGAGTTAGAAGATCCTTGGAATATGCCTGATTTTGATAAGGTGTTGAAGATTACAAAAAATCCTCTTTCTCTAAACGATCAACCAGAAATTGTAGAAATAGAGTTTGAAAAAGGTATTCCTGTAAAAGTAAATGGAAAAGAAATGAATTGTGTTGAACTTATTAAGTCCTTAAACAAAATTGGGGCTGAGCATGGTATTGGGATTGCTGATATAGTTGAAAATAGGCTTGTTGGAATCAAATCGCGTGGCGTATATGAAACACCAGGGGGTACAATTCTTTACTATGCTCATAGAGAATTAGAATATCTCTGCCTTGACAGAAACACATTGCATTTTAAGGAAATGGTAGCTATCAGGTTTGCCGAACTTGTATATGATGGACTTTGGTTTTCACCTTTAAGAGAGGCACTCTCTGCATTTGTTGACAAAACTCAAGAGGTTGTAAATGGTACAGTAAAACTTGTGTTGTACAGAGGTAATATTTACTCTGCTGGTTCAAAATCACCAAATTCACTGTACATCAAAGACCTTGCAACATTTGAAGAAGACCAGATGTACAACCAAAAAGATGCAGAAGGCTTTATAAATTTGTTTGGCTTGCCTTTAAAGGTATATGGAATGGTAAACAGAAAGGAGGATGAGTAG